Proteins encoded together in one Carya illinoinensis cultivar Pawnee chromosome 3, C.illinoinensisPawnee_v1, whole genome shotgun sequence window:
- the LOC122303853 gene encoding histone-lysine N-methyltransferase ATXR3-like isoform X1 produces MGDGGVACMPLQQQHHMERFPIPEKTLYGNGGKNGSNSNNNGFNSKSLKLADTERKKKMKVKKEQFAKSGESEKSELGFNRGKKSSREVENGEIFAEKVQKEEVEEGELGTLNGEFVSRRSEIEKGEIVEKWRRSEVEKGEIAYGKWRKDEVEKGEIVPEKTRRGEAERVDFGSWRGAKDEIEKGEFIPDRWHKGEAPRDEYNHYKSRRYELGNDKGSRFELERTPPSGKYSGDDSFRRKEFNRNGSQLSKSTPRWESGQERNVRISSKIVDEEGLYRNEYSNGKNHGRDYSSGNRLKRYGTDSDGTERKYYGDYGDYVGSKSRRLSEDSNRTTHSDHYSRRSVERSYRNLASSKLTPSEKYSRHYESSLSSRIAYDRHGRSPGHSERSPLDRARYYDHRDRSPVRRERSPHGRERSPHGRNRHHDHRNRTPTHTERSPHDRARNHDRRDRTPNYQDRSPVDRSRPSSYREASRKGGTSEKRNPQIGSKEQEDKPSQRDPTEKDSHYSAKESQDTGSVHNVNGSLEKDVECETHKEEQSQGPSIACKESSHVDGTLPEELPSMEEDMDICDTPPHIPVVADSSTGKWFYLDYYGMECGPSKLGDLKALVGEGALMSDHLIKHLDSDRWVTVENATSPLMTVSFPFIASDTITQLVKPPEAPGNLLADTGDTRQFGPGEEILATCSEFLVCPDNSAATFEPSEDLHIDERVGALLHGFPVVPGKELETVAEALQMRIEPAEWGEGWGNSEGFAWYQTHRSKAFDQKNDQLSRISDIKSKEAAESRLIATSDKDHGFACGEFGDWFSGRWPCKGGDWKRNDEAGQDKSFRKKLVLNDGFSLCQMPKSGYEDPRWHRKDDLYYPSHSRRLDLPPWAFSLSDEKNDCSGVSRPVQSKSTAIVRGVKGTVLTVVRINACVVKDHGSFISDPRTKVRGKERYSSRSSRPYSSGSDGRRSSTECDSQSKSANDQGSQDSWKCVASINPPKDRLCSVDDLQLHLGDWYYLDGAGRELGPSSFSHLQVLADQGVIQKHISVFRKFDKIWVPVLSAGETTSEASVKSDQENTSASGDSSRPFSQSQGAALDDSKMKPSFSHDLHPQFIGYTRGKLHELVMKSYKSREFAAAINEVLDPWINVRQPKKEMEKHIYRKSEGDAHAAKRARLLGDEIEEYEVEEDMHTIKDESTFDDLCSDALFYREENENSGSEMGSWGLLDGHVLARVFHFLRSDIKSLAFISLTCKHWRAAASFYKDISRHIDLSTLGPNCSDSILLNITSGYGKGKLNSMVLKGCTNITSELLEEILHSFPCISYIDIRGCSQFDELALKFANINWIKTRISRVTKIFEESQSKIRSLKQITERTSLISKKGLCDYMDDFGELKDYFDSVDKRDSANQLFRRSLYKRSKLFDARKSSSILSRDARMRRWAIKKSDNSYKRMEEFLLSGLKDIMNKNTFDFFVPKVAEIEDRIKKGYYIGHGLSSVKEDISRMCRDAIKAKNRGDAGDMNHIIPLFIKLATRLEDSSKSSYERDEMMKSWEDDSPAASKYKKKPNKSLTDRKYVNKSNGTSFPNYGLDYVEYVSDREIRRRLSKLNKKSMHSESETSDDLDRSSDGKSESESTASDVESDLDIRSEVRPADSRGNGHFIRDEGLDSMTDDREWGARMTKASLVPPVTRKYEVIDQYVTVADDEDVQRKMRVSLPEDYVEKLHAQKSGTEESDMELPEVKDYKPRKQLGVEVLEQEVYGIDPYTHNLLLDSMPEELDWTLLEKHFFIEDVLLRALNKQVRHFTGTGNTPMMYPLQPVIEEIEKAAEEDCDIRTVRMCQGILKAIDSRADDKYVAYRKGLGVVCNKEEGFGEEDFVVEFLGEVYPVWKWFEKQDGIRSLQKNSEDPAPEFYNIYLERPKGDADGYDLVVVDAMHKANYASRICHSCRPNCEAKVTAVGGHYQIGIYSVRKIRYGEEITFDYNSVTESKEEYEVSVCLCGSQVCRGSYLNLTGEGAFQKVLEDRHGVLDGHQLMLEACELNSVSEEDYLDLGRAGLGSCLLGGLPEWVVAYSARLVRFINFERTELPAEILRHNLEEKRKYFSDICLEVEKSDAEVQAEGVYNQRLQNLAVTLDKVRYVMRCIFGDPKKAPPPLEKLSPEEVVSFFWKGEGSFVEELLQCMAPHVEEGTLNDLKSKIHAHDPSGSDDIQKELQRSLLWLRDEVRNLPCTHKSRHDAAADLIHIYAYTKCFFRIREYKAVTSPPVYISPLDLGPKYADILGDGFQEYCKTYGENYCLGQLIFWHNQTNADPDCSLAKASRGCLLLPEIGSFYAKVQKSSRHRVYGPRTLRFMLARMEKQPQRPWPKDRIWSFKSSSNVFGSPMLDAVLNNSSLDREMVHWLKHRPTIFQAMWDR; encoded by the exons CTCTATGGTAACGGAGGGAAGAATGGGAGCAATAGCAACAACAATGGGTTCAATTCCAAGTCGCTCAAGTTGGCTGACACGGAGcgaaagaagaagatgaaggtgaaGAAAGAGCAATTCGCGAAGAGCGGAGAGTCCGAAAAGAGTGAGTTGGGATTCAATAGAGGTAAAAAGAGTAGTAGGGAAGTTGAAAATGGTGAAATTTTTGCTGAGAAGGTACAGAAGGAAGAGGTAGAAGAGGGTGAATTAGGGACTTTGAATGGAGAATTTGTTTCTCGGAGAAGTGAAATTGAgaagggagagattgttgagaAATGGAGAAGAAGTGAGGTGGAGAAAGGAGAGATTGCTTACGGTAAGTGGAGGAAAGATGAGGTGGAGAAGGGTGAAATAGTGCCGGAGAAGACTAGGAGAGGAGAAGCAGAGAGAGTGGATTTTGGGTCGTGGAGGGGCGCAAAAGACGAGATTGAAAAGGGAGAGTTCATTCCAGATAGATGGCATAAAGGGGAAGCACCAAGGGATGAGTACAATCATTATAAATCACGCAGGTATGAGTTGGGTAATGATAAGGGGAGTAGATTTGAGCTTGAGCGTACACCACCTTCTGGGAAGTATTCGGGGGATGATAGTTTCCGTAGGAAAGAGTTCAACAGAAATGGAAGTCAGCTCAGCAAAAGTACTCCCAGGTGGGAGAGTGGTCAGGAGAGGAATGTAAGGATCAGTTCAAAAATTGTAGACGAGGAAGGTTTGTATAGGAATGAGTACAGCAATGGGAAGAACCATGGAAGAGATTACTCTTCTGGTAACCGGTTGAAGCGGTATGGCACTGATTCGGATGGCACTGAGCGGAAGTACTATGGAGATTATGGGGATTATGTGGGCTCAAAAAGCCGGAGGCTTTCTGAAGACAGCAACCGCACTACCCATTCAGATCATTATTCACGCCGTTCTGTAGAGAGGTCTTACAGGAATTTAGCTTCATCAAAGTTGACTCCATCAGAAAAGTACTCCAGGCATTATGAATCTTCTTTATCTTCAAGAATTGCTTATGACAGGCATGGGCGTAGCCCTGGACATTCTGAGCGGTCCCCACTTGACAGGGCCCGGTATTATGATCATCGTGACAGGAGTCCTGTCCGTCGGGAGAGATCACCTCATGGTCGGGAGAGATCTCCACATGGTCGGAATCGGCACCATGATCATAGAAATCGAACTCCTACTCATACAGAGCGGTCCCCACACGATCGAGCTAGAAACCATGATCGTAGGGATAGGACCCCTAACTATCAGGATCGGTCCCCAGTTGATCGAAGTAGGCCCAGTAGTTACCGTGAAGCAAGTCGTAAAGGAGGAACAAGTGAGAAGCGTAATCCTCAGATTGGTAGTAAAGAGCAAGAAGATAAGCCCAGCCAGAGGGATCCCACTGAAAAAGACTCGCATTATTCAGCTAAAGAGTCTCAAGATACTGGCAGTGTACATAATGTTAATGGGTCTCTGGAGAAAGATGTCGAGTGTGAGACTCACAAAGAAGAGCAGTCTCAGGGTCCAAGCATCGCTTGCAAAGAATCGTCCCATGTTGATGGGACTCTTCCTGAAGAGCTGCCATCTATGGAAGAAGATATGGATATATGCGACACGCCACCACATATCCCAGTGGTGGCTGATTCGTCTACAGGGAAATGGTTTTACCTCGATTATTATGGCATGGAATGTGGGCCTTCTAAATTAGGTGATCTTAAAGCACTTGTGGGAGAAGGGGCTCTAATGTCAGATCACTTGATTAAGCACTTAGATAGTGATAGGTGGGTAACTGTTGAAAATGCAACGTCTCCGTTGATGACTGTGAGTTTCCCATTCATTGCATCAGACACCATAACTCAGCTGGTGAAGCCTCCTGAAGCTCCTGGTAATCTTCTGGCTGATACTGGAGATACTAGGCAATTTGGTCCTGGTGAGGAAATACTCGCCACTTGCTCTGAGTTTCTGGTTTGCCCAGATAACAGTGCAGCTACTTTTGAGCCTTCAGAAGATCTCCACATTGATGAAAGGGTTGGGGCTCTGTTACATGGCTTCCCAGTCGTTCCTGGCAAGGAACTTGAGACCGTTGCAG AAGCCCTACAAATGAGGATTGAGCCTGCTGAATGGGGGGAGGGATGGGGAAATTCTGAAG GTTTTGCTTGGTATCAAACTCACAGAAGCAAAGCTTTTGATCAGAAAAACGATCAATTATCTAGAATTTCTGACATCAAATCAAAAGAAGCTGCAGAATCCAGGTTAATTGCAACTTCTGACAAGGATCATGGTTTTGCCTGTGGAGAATTTGGTGACTGGTTTTCTGGCCGATGGCCATGTAAGGGTGGCGACTGGAAGAGGAATGATGAGGCTGGACAGGATAAGTCTTTCAGAAAGAAGCTTGTTCTCAATGATGGTTTCTCATTATGCCAGATGCCAAAGTCTGGTTATGAGGACCCTCGCTGGCATCGAAAAGATGACTTGTACTATCCATCTCACAGCAGGAGGCTTGATCTCCCTCCTTGGGCTTTTTCTCTATCAGATGAGAAGAATGATTGCAGTGGCGTGAGCAGACCAGTTCAGAGCAAGTCTACTGCTATTGTTAGGGGAGTGAAAGGAACAGTGCTTACAGTGGTCAGGATAAATGCATGTGTGGTTAAGGATCATGGTTCGTTTATTTCTGATCCACGCACAAAAGTAAGAGGAAAGGAGAGATATTCTTCAAGGTCTTCTCGTCCATACTCTTCAGGTAGTGATGGCAGGAGATCGTCAACAGAATGTGATTCTCAATCCAAAAGTGCTAATGATCAAGGTTCACAAGACTCCTGGAAATGTGTGGCATCCATCAACCCTCCAAAAGACCGACTTTGCTCAGTTGACGATTTGCAATTGCATTTGGGGGATTGGTACTACCTTGATGGTGCTGGGCGTGAACTAGGGCCTTCTTCATTTTCACACCTGCAGGTCTTAGCAGATCAAGGTGTTATTCAGAAACACATCAGTGTTTTcagaaaatttgataaaatttggGTTCCAGTTCTCTCTGCTGGAGAGACCACCTCTGAAGCCAGTGTCAAGAGCGACCAGGAGAATACTTCTGCGAGTGGTGATTCTTCAAGACCTTTTTCACAATCTCAAGGCGCTGCCCTTGATGATTCTAAAATGAAACCAAGTTTCTCGCATGACCTACATCCTCAGTTCATTGGTTATACTCGTGGGAAGCTGCATGAATTGGTAATGAAATCATATAAGAGCCGTGAGTTTGCTGCAGCCATTAATGAAGTCTTAGATCCATGGATCAATGTTAGGCAGCCTAAAAAGGAGATGGAGAAGCATATATACCGTAAATCAG AAGGTGATGCACATGCTGCCAAGAGAGCACGGCTGCTGGGGGATGAGATTGAAGAATATGAAGTAGAAGAGGACATGCACACAATTAAGGATGAATCCACATTTGATGATCTTTGTAGTGATGCTCTATTTTACCGAGAGGAGAATGAAAATTCTGGATCTGAAATGGGAAGCTGGGGTTTATTGGATGGCCATGTCCTTGCACGGGTTTTTCATTTTCTGCGATCAGATATCAAATCCCTTGCCTTTATTTCTTTGACTTGTAAACACTGGAGAGCCGCAGCCAGTTTTTACAAGGACATCTCAAGACATATTGACCTGTCAACTTTGGGTCCTAACTGCAGTGACTCCATACTCTTGAACATCACG AGTGGTTATGGAAAAGGAAAGTTGAATTCAATGGTTCTTAAAGGTTGTACAAACATTACCTCCGAGCTGCTTGAAGAGATTCTGCATTCGTTTCCTTGTATATCTTATATAGATATTAGAGGTTGCAGCCAGTTTGATGAGTTGGCCCTCAAATTTGCGAACATTAACTGGATCAAGACCCGAATTTCACGTGTTACAAAGATATTTGAGGAATCACAGTCTAAAATAAGAAGTCTTAAACAGATTACTGAGAGAACTTCATTGATTTCCAAAAAGGGTCTGTGTGATTATATGGATGATTTTGGTGAACTAAAGGACTATTTTGATAGTGTTGATAAGAGAGACTCAGCAAATCAGTTATTCCGTCGAAGCTTATACAAACGATCAAAACTATTCGATGCCAGAAAGTCCTCTTCCATTCTATCTAGGGATGCTCGAATGAGGCGGTGGGCCATTAAGAAATCTGACAATAGTTACAAAAGAATGGAAGAATTTCTTCTTTCGGGTCTTAAGGACATAATGAATAAGAATACATTTGATTTCTTTGTGCCCAAG GTTGCGGAAATTGAAGACAGAATTAAAAAGGGTTATTACATTGGCCATGGATTGAGCTCTGTCAAGGAGGATATCAGTCGAATGTGCAGAGACGCAATAAA AGCAAAGAATCGGGGCGATGCTGGAGACATGAATCATAttattcctttatttattaaacTTGCCACACGATTGGAAGACAGTTCTAAGTCGTCCTATGAAAGAGATGAGATGATGAAGTCGTGGGAAGATGATTCACCTGCTGCCTCAAAGtataagaagaaaccaaataaatCTTTGACTGACAGGAAGTATGTGAATAAGAGCAATGGCACTTCCTTCCCAAATTATGGTTTGGATTATGTAGAGTATGTATCTGATCGAGAAATCAGAAGGCGATTAtccaaattgaataaaaaatctatGCACTCGGAGAGTGAAACATCTGATGACCTTGACAGGTCTTCAGATGgcaagagtgagagtgagagcaCAGCCTCAGATGTGGAAAGTGATTTGGATATTCGGTCAGAAGTTCGACCTGCAGACTCAAGAGGGAATGGACACTTTATTCGAGATGAGGGCTTGGATTCTATGACTGATGATCGTGAATGGGGTGCTCGGATGACCAAAGCAAGCCTGGTTCCTCCTGTTACAAGAAAATATGAAGTCATTGATCAATATGTTACTGTTGCCGATGATGAGGACGTGCAAAGGAAGATGCGAGTATCTTTACCAGAGGACTATGTTGAGAAACTCCATGCACAGAAAAGTGGCACTGAGGAGTCTGATATGGAACTTCCTGAAGTCAAGGATTATAAACCTAGAAAACAGCTTGGAGTTGAGGTTTTAGAGCAAGAGGTTTATGGAATTGATCCCTACACACACAACCTTTTGCTTGATTCAATGCCAGAGGAGTTGGATTGGACTTTGCTCGAGAAGCATTTTTTTATCGAAGATGTGCTCCTTCGAGCTTTGAATAAGCAAGTTAGGCACTTCACTGGAACTGGAAACACTCCTATGATGTATCCCTTGCAGCCTGTTATTGAAGAAATCGAAAAGGCTGCTGAAGAAGACTGCGATATACGAACTGTGAGAATGTGTCAGGGTATTTTGAAGGCCATAGACAGTCGTGCCGATGACAAATATGTTGCTTACAGAAAG GGGCTTGGTGTTGTTTGCAACAAAGAAGAAGGTTTTGGAGAAGAggattttgttgtggagttttTGGGAGAG GTTTATCCTGTTTGGAAATGGTTCGAGAAGCAAGATGGGATTCGATCTTTGCAGAAAAATAGTGAAGATCCAGCTCCTGAATTTTACAACATCTATCTTGAAAGGCCTAAG GGTGATGCTGATGGGTATGATTTGGTGGTTGTTGATGCTATGCATAAGGCAAACTATGCAAGTCGAATATGCCACTCGTGTCGACCTAATTGTGAAGCAAA GGTTACTGCTGTAGGTGGTCATTACCAGATTGGAATCTATTCTGTACGTAAAATTCGATATGGCGAGGAGATCACATTTGATTATAATTCTGTTACAGAG AGTAAAGAAGAATATGAAGTGTCAGTTTGTTTGTGTGGCAGCCAAGTTTGCCGGGGCAGCTACTTGAATCTGACAGGTGAAGGGGCTTTCCAAAAG GTACTGGAGGACCGGCATGGAGTTCTTGATGGTCATCAGTTAATGCTAGAAGCTTGTGAATTAAACTCAGTATCTGAAGAGGATTATCTTGACTTGGGGAGGGCTGGTTTAGGCAGTTGTTTGCTTGGTGGGCTGCCTGAATGGGTAGTAGCCTATTCAGCTCGCCTG GTGagatttataaattttgaaaggACGGAGCTACCTGCAGAGATTCTAAGGCATAATTTGgaggaaaaaaggaaatatttttcagatatttGTCTTGAGGTTGAGAAGAGTGATGCCGAGGTTCAG GCTGAGGGTGTGTACAATCAGAGGCTTCAGAATTTGGCTGTTACTCTTGACAAG GTGAGATATGTTATGAGATGCATTTTTGGTGACCCAAAGAAAGCACCACCTCCGCTGGAGAAGCTGAGTCCCgaagaagttgtttcctttttctggAAAGGagaaggatcatttgttgagGAGCTTCTCCAATGCATGGCTCCTCATGTGGAAGAAGGCACGCTAAATGATCTCAAGTCCAAGATTCATGCTCATGATCCATCAGGGTCGGATGACATTCAGAAAGAACTTCAGAGATCTTTACTATG GCTGAGAGATGAGGTCCGAAATCTTCCATGTACCCACAAGTCGCGGCATGATGCGGCGGCTGACTTGATCCATATTTATGCATACACAAAGTGCTTTTTTAGAATACGG GAATATAAAGCTGTAACGTCCCCACCGGTTTACATTAGTCCACTTGACTTGGGCCCCAAGTATGCTGATATATTGGGGGATGGCTTTCAAGAGTATTGCAAGACCTACGGCGAGAACTATTGTTTAGGACAGCTAATTTTTTGGCATAACCAAACCAATGCGGACCCAGATTGTAGCTTGGCCAAAGCGAGTAGGGGTTGCTTGCTGTTACCTGAGATCGGTTCCTTCTATGCCAAGGTTCAGAAATCATCAAGGCATCGTGTTTATGGCCCAAGGACTCTGAGATTTATGCTGGCAAGAATG GAGAAGCAGCCCCAGAGACCGTGGCCTAAGGACCGAATATGGTCGTTTAAGAGCTCCTCGAATGTTTTTGGCAGCCCGATGTTGGATGCTGTTCTAAATAATTCTTCGCTCGACAGGGAGATGGTGCACTGGCTGAAGCACAGACCTACCATATTTCAGGCCATGTGGGATCGGTGA